The DNA segment CGTCTCGCTCGCTGACGCTCGCCAGTCGAAGTATCGAATCGACGAGTAAGACGGCGACGGATGCGGTCGCGACACTGCGTTCTCCTGGTTGCACGAACAGAAACCGCGGTTAGCGGTGTTTTTGATACTGATCGACGAGGAAGTCCACCCCGAACGCTCCCGACGTAATTTCGTAGTTCAAATAGGATTGAAATCGGGAATGTAAAGTTTCCTTATTTGATAGAATGCAAATATATGAACCGCCGCCAAATCCTCCAACAAATAGCGGGGTCGAGTGTCCTTCTAACGGCTGGCTGCAGTTCCATCGGTGAAAATCCGGGCCCGTTCCATTTTGCTATTGTCAATCTGCGTGATCAGCACTATTACGTCGAATTTGCTGTCTGGGATGACTCCGATACGCTCCTCACTGACGGTGCGGTAGATATTGCCCCTCGTGGCGACGACGAATATACCGCGTTAGACTTCGAAAACGTCGCAGAAGTTACCAACGGTGACGTGATTACTGCTGAGGTGGAGGTCGCAGGTGAGACGTTCGAAGAAGCCTTCGAGGTAACGTGCAACAAAAGTGATAACGCCGACAATAATCTCTTCTTCCGAATACGACATCCAGACGTCTCTACCCCGACCGGAACGGGTATGGAGTTCTCGGGAAGCGAATGCTAGCACCTCTGATTTACGGGCTTGGTTGGATTGTTCGAGTGCGGTTCGACGTTAGCGGTGTTTTTGATACTGATCGACGAGGAAGTCCACCCCGAACGCTCCCGACGTAATTTCGTAGTGCGTCTCGAGTCGTGGGTTGAACTTCGCCTTGTAGCGATTGATGCTCGGAACGCCGGCCCCGACGAGATCGTACGTCTCGAGGCCGTCCCGAAGGCCGTCTCGCATCGCGTGCCAATCCAGGAGGTCGTTGATCGGCAAGTCGACCTCGGTGTCGGGCTTGACGCCCCCTTGCCAGCGATAGCGGGTCGTCTTCGATTCGGCGATGAGAATCCCGCCGAGGAACTCGCCGTCGACGCGACAGACGTAGGGCCGAATCGCGCCGTCGGGGAGTTGCTCGTGAACCGAGCGGGCGAACTCCGGGGTGAGTCTGAACGACTGGCCCTGGCTTTCGTACCGATTCGCAACCTGTTCGACGATCCGCTCGACGTCGTCGTTCGTTCCTTCCTCGATCACGTAGGCGTCTTCGTCGGCGTTGCGCACGTTGCTTCGCGCGTCACTGCTGAAGCGATTCAACAGGTCCTCCTCGGATCCCTCGAGGTCGACGATGTACGTGTACCCCGGTTTCACGTCGTAGCCGTTCCAGATGAACGGCCGAACGTCGTCGAACTCCGCCGAGGCGACGAACTTCGTGTACAGCGGTGAAATCTCGCGATCGATCCACTCGAGACAGCCGTCGAGAAACCGTTTCGTTCGTCGGTCGGCCTTTCGCTGTTTGAGCTTGTCGACGTTGACCATCGCCGGGCCGAGATAACACGACCACGAGTGCGGTGCTGGCGAGAAGACGCCGGTAATCGGCCCCTTCGCGTATTCGAAGACCGGAAACAGTCCGACGGATTCCTGGCCTTTGAATCCGGCCAGCAGGTGGACGTCGGATCCCGTGTCATCCGCCTGTAGTCGGAGCGCTTCC comes from the Natronorubrum daqingense genome and includes:
- a CDS encoding lipid II:glycine glycyltransferase FemX, whose protein sequence is MAIEVTTLDPRTDADEWNRYVERSAGTNPFFRAEALRLQADDTGSDVHLLAGFKGQESVGLFPVFEYAKGPITGVFSPAPHSWSCYLGPAMVNVDKLKQRKADRRTKRFLDGCLEWIDREISPLYTKFVASAEFDDVRPFIWNGYDVKPGYTYIVDLEGSEEDLLNRFSSDARSNVRNADEDAYVIEEGTNDDVERIVEQVANRYESQGQSFRLTPEFARSVHEQLPDGAIRPYVCRVDGEFLGGILIAESKTTRYRWQGGVKPDTEVDLPINDLLDWHAMRDGLRDGLETYDLVGAGVPSINRYKAKFNPRLETHYEITSGAFGVDFLVDQYQKHR